A window of the Dermatophagoides farinae isolate YC_2012a chromosome 2, ASM2471394v1, whole genome shotgun sequence genome harbors these coding sequences:
- the LOC124494959 gene encoding uncharacterized protein LOC124494959 has product MHLKSNVFYNFTHHLHYYYYCWDIESIFFKGRQIIIKMCKQSANMTIKPILILALTFHLLFAKQLIAEAENDDESKQTQMPSSSPTPPPPPPVVICQSPIDLTVDSSWLEQVVFGDFRIWHIMFSCLGILTVIAVLLCCLFRCRIPRTKQEIEADYTRRKITKLINTHLSKIKLEELEFDPSNLLPVLKRVEDLEENRVKKHRSFELRHMNWRQRLKRLFSRKDLSFEEDVDDQKDDIHGVKMSKEEMEKVEKQVESAKIDSTAFNIITDHIAILSNGFESEKDQKKRIKREQKEQKKLEKEQKKKEKKEMKKLNKESKSQLPTKLIEKDNGKLLELKAAELEKDVNKTNESKSDDIALIMDTVKSEPSTKVDGKSSKLKEIVQSKLMTETTAKKSSKFSLRNTVMGLMSGFLAGGGRSEPKQSEPEPELKTVESSKSSLHEEIVINIGLVGRQTKDDEEIIEREYDNIPEIKVLKESDDAIEDVVDETNIDKNYNEKASKSKSSKSKHKISRMDAIAERNRLQIPEVIISDINVARDSKMKKNSKDLKSKEKEKKISKKKSSRIEAKEHDEKKKKSKDSKQKEIDTQKSKPSKSVLKDKSKKLEKIEKQKSEKEPSKKIEKEKPEKESSKKIEKEKKKIKVKCEKSKKSKELDQKHAKHRDKESKSEVNDQIPPPYPGQSKRVIVFDEQKDKKSSKPKSSKSKLLKSIDEAEIVPTKSSSSTFKLLKKVMEKDKSPRKEKLVELKKQSKIHSSHSDAHDDDERLIHKQLTTVSSSEIEIPVEHVYTDPSTFSQPIQIHHYHHHDKSAGPSTSMFTSQLPVEHVETIEKFAASSPTGDQHRRLIIEKTRNVMFDVGGGHYSRIQSPQHLYPLIEIQPDESQIKMKKKKKVKLSDNVAIAGPKDSNKDKKKDGKSSRHN; this is encoded by the exons atgcATCTGAAATCAAACGTTTTCTACAATTTTactcatcatcttcattattattattattgttgggatattgaatcaattttttttaaaggccgacaaattataattaaaatgTGCAAACAATCAGCCAATATGACGATCAAACCGATATTAATTCTTGCATTAACattccatttattatttgccAAACAATTGATTGCTGAAgcagaaaatgatgatgaatcaaaacaa ACTCAGATGCCATCATCGTctccaacaccaccaccaccacctccgGTGGTGATTTGTCAATCACCAATCGATTTGACTGTTGATAGTTCTTGGCTGGAACAAGTCGTTTTTGGAGATTTTCGAATATGGCACATTATGTTTTCGTGTTTGGGTATTCTAACTGTAATAGCTGTTCTACTTTGTTGTCTGTTCCGGTGTCGAATTCCgagaacaaaacaagaaatagAAGCCGATTATACACGAAGAAAAATCACCAAACTAATCAATACTCATTTAAGTAAAATTAAATTGGAAGAGCTTGAATTCGACCCTTCAAATTTGCTGCCAG tATTAAAACGAGTCGAAGATTTGGAAGAAAATCGTGTTAAAAAACATAGATCATTTGAATTGCGACATATGAATTGGCGTCAACGTCTTAAACGATTATTTAGTCGTAAAGATTTATCATTCGAAGAAGATGTAGATGATCAAAAAGATGATATTCATGGTGTTAAAATGTCAAAagaagaaatggaaaaagtcGAAAAGCAAGTGGAAAGTgccaaaattgattcaacagctttcaatattattactGATCATATTGCCATACTTAGTAATGGTTTTGAATCTgaaaaagatcaaaaaaaacgaattaaaAGAGAACAAAAAGAGCAGAAAAAGCTTGAAAAAGAG caaaagaaaaaggaaaaaaaagaaatgaaaaaattaaataaagaaTCTAAAAGTCAACTTCCTACTAAACTAATTGAAAAAGATAATGGCAAATTATTGGAACTTAAAGCAGCCGAATTGGAAAAAGATGTCAATAAGACCAACGAATCTAAATCTGATGATATTGCATTAATAATGGACACTGTCAAATCTGAACCATCGACCAAGGTAGATGGTAAAAGTTCAAAGCTTAAAGAAATTGTCCAATCGAAGCTAATGACAGAAACAACAGCCAAAAAGTCgtcaaaattttctcttcGTAATACGGTTATGGGACTGATGTCTGGATTTCTTGCTGGTGGTGGACGAAGTGAACCGAAGCAATCAGAACCCGAACCAGAACTAAAAACTGTGGAAAGCAGTAAAAGCTCATTACATGAAGAAATCGTAATCAATATTGGCCTTGTTGGTCGACAAACTAAAGATGACGAAGAAATAATAGAAAGAGAATATGATAATATTCCCGAAATCAAAGTCCTGAAAGAAAGTGATGACGCCATCGaggatgttgttgatgagacaaatattgataaaaacTACAATGAAAAAGCAAGCAAAAGTAAATCGAGTAAAAGTAAACACAAAATTTCACGAATGGATGCAATCGCGGAACGGAATCGTTTGCAAATACCGGAAGTTATTATCAGTGATATAAATGTGGCACGAGattcgaaaatgaaaaaaaactctaaAGATCTCAAGAgtaaagagaaagagaaaaagatatcaaagaaaaaatcatctagAATCGAAGCAAAAGaacatgatgaaaagaaaaaaaagtcgaaAGATagtaaacaaaaagaaattgatacACAAAAATCTAAACCATCCAAATCTGTATTGAAAgataaaagtaaaaaattggaaaaaattgaaaagcaAAAGTCAGAAAAAGAACCgagcaaaaaaattgaaaaagaaaaaccagaaaaagaatcgagcaaaaaaattgaaaaagaaaagaaaaaaataaaagttaaATGtgaaaagtcaaaaaaatctaaagaATTGGATCAGAAACATGCGAAACATAGAGATAAGGAATCGAAATCAGAAGTCAATGATCAAATTCCGCCACCATATCCGGGACAATCGAAAAGGGTGATCGTTTTTGATGAACAGaaagataaaaaatcatcaaaaccaaaaagttcaaaatccaaattattgaaatcaattgatgaagCGGAAATTGTTCCCACTAAATCAAGTAGTTCAACatttaaattgttgaaaaaagttATGGAAAAAGATAAATCGCCTCGTAAAGAAAAACTTGTCGAACTCAAGAAACAAtcgaaaattcattcatcacatAGCGAtgctcatgatgatgatgaacgattaATTCATAAACAACTAACTACTGTTAGTTCAtctgaaattgaaatacCAGTTGAACATGTTTATACGGATCCTTCCACCTTTTCACAAcccattcaaattcatcattatcatcatcatgataaatcTGCAGggccatcaacatcaatgttCACATCACAATTACCTGTTGAACATGTTGAaacgattgaaaaatttgccgCATCCTCACCCACTGGTGATCAACATAGaagattgattattgaaaagACTCGCAATGTAATGTTTGATGTAGGCGGTGGACATTATAGTAGGATACAATCTCCTCAACATTTATATCCACTAATTGAAATACAGCCAGATGAATCTCagataaagatgaaaaaaaagaaaaaagtaaaattaTCAGACAATGTAGCCATTGCAGGACCTAAAGATTCAAATAAGGATAAAAAGAAAGATGGAAAAAGTTCACGACATAACTAA